From the Strigops habroptila isolate Jane unplaced genomic scaffold, bStrHab1.2.pri NC_044298.1_ctg1, whole genome shotgun sequence genome, one window contains:
- the UBE2S gene encoding ubiquitin-conjugating enzyme E2 S isoform X2 — protein sequence MNSNVENLPPHILRLVYKELSLLSSDPPDGIKLFPNEEDITDVQVTIEGPEGTPYAGGLFRMKLVLGKEFPAAPPKGFFLTKIFHPNVGPSGEICVNVLKRDWRAELGLRHVLLTIKCLLIHPNPESALNEEAGRLLLENYEEYASRARLLTEIHARGPPRAPPEAPSTSAPPPGPPDGPQPKKHAGDRDKKPAPPKKKADKKRALRRL from the exons ATG AACTCGAACGTGGAGAACCTGCCCCCCCACATCCTGCGCCTGGTCTATAAGGAGCTTTCCCTGCTCAGCTCCGACCCCCCCGACGGCATCAAGCTCTTCCCCAACGAGGAGGACATCACCGACGTGCAGGTCACCATCGAGGGGCCCG aGGGTACCCCTTACGCGGGGGGGCTCTTCCGCATGAAGCTGGTCCTGGGGAAGGAGTTCCCGGCGGCCCCCCCCAAAGGCTTCTTCCTCACCAAGATCTTTCACCCCAACGTGGGGCCCAGCGGCGAGATCTGCGTCAACGTGCTCAAGAGGGACTGGAGAGCGGAGCTGGGGCTGCGCCATGTGCTGCTG accATCAAGTGCCTCCTGATCCACCCGAACCCGGAGTCGGCGCTGAACGAAGAGGCCGGGAGGCTCCTCTTGGAAAACTACGAGGAATACGCGTCCCGAGCGCGGCTCCTGACCGAGATCCACGCCAGgggccccccccgcgccccccccgaGGCCCCCTCCACCTCCGCGCCCCCCCCGGGGCCCCCCGATGGGCCCCAGCCCAAGAAACACGCCGGGGACCGGGACAAGAAACCAGCCCCCCCCAAGAAGAAAGCGGACAAGAAACGGGCCCTCAGGAGGCTTTAA
- the UBE2S gene encoding ubiquitin-conjugating enzyme E2 S isoform X1, with the protein MEPRGGAWQNSNVENLPPHILRLVYKELSLLSSDPPDGIKLFPNEEDITDVQVTIEGPEGTPYAGGLFRMKLVLGKEFPAAPPKGFFLTKIFHPNVGPSGEICVNVLKRDWRAELGLRHVLLTIKCLLIHPNPESALNEEAGRLLLENYEEYASRARLLTEIHARGPPRAPPEAPSTSAPPPGPPDGPQPKKHAGDRDKKPAPPKKKADKKRALRRL; encoded by the exons ATG GAGCCCCGCGGCGGCGCCTGGCAG AACTCGAACGTGGAGAACCTGCCCCCCCACATCCTGCGCCTGGTCTATAAGGAGCTTTCCCTGCTCAGCTCCGACCCCCCCGACGGCATCAAGCTCTTCCCCAACGAGGAGGACATCACCGACGTGCAGGTCACCATCGAGGGGCCCG aGGGTACCCCTTACGCGGGGGGGCTCTTCCGCATGAAGCTGGTCCTGGGGAAGGAGTTCCCGGCGGCCCCCCCCAAAGGCTTCTTCCTCACCAAGATCTTTCACCCCAACGTGGGGCCCAGCGGCGAGATCTGCGTCAACGTGCTCAAGAGGGACTGGAGAGCGGAGCTGGGGCTGCGCCATGTGCTGCTG accATCAAGTGCCTCCTGATCCACCCGAACCCGGAGTCGGCGCTGAACGAAGAGGCCGGGAGGCTCCTCTTGGAAAACTACGAGGAATACGCGTCCCGAGCGCGGCTCCTGACCGAGATCCACGCCAGgggccccccccgcgccccccccgaGGCCCCCTCCACCTCCGCGCCCCCCCCGGGGCCCCCCGATGGGCCCCAGCCCAAGAAACACGCCGGGGACCGGGACAAGAAACCAGCCCCCCCCAAGAAGAAAGCGGACAAGAAACGGGCCCTCAGGAGGCTTTAA
- the SHISA7 gene encoding LOW QUALITY PROTEIN: protein shisa-7 (The sequence of the model RefSeq protein was modified relative to this genomic sequence to represent the inferred CDS: inserted 1 base in 1 codon; deleted 1 base in 1 codon): MTPSELCHGYYDVMGQYDAAFNCSTGAFRFCCGTCHYRFCCEHRGRRLEQRRCTNLQSPGWARTAPPPPPRHGTAARGGAGGXGEEEGGQERGGGRGGGGGRRRRGGGDGGSGSSGTPYVVCGVVSLVLAVAVAARAVLGRGGAGREEPGQDDGARALMDVLRHQAGGGRPERRSSGVLPPPPPDNGPARPPKTLYSTVKACKGSWGGPMGDTGPHSYVHLGLGTPEHRAATLDWRGPRAGALSCSRSFHNLSHPPPPYEGPPQPEVGRCASLRRLADRDPDDPWGGYWGPAWAPPPRGALPMVPPTPRGGPAPRRVLSQELLLAAGGGGGGWGGTMPRARGGPRDRAPSPRPPPPPHAVSQSSLAGGAERGGGRGGGGGSSSPPPPAPPPGRRRPPPAPRTTGGRRSGRSGRARPSCSSCPGRPPPPRGPTGTTSAPAAAPRSRSEPGRGGGGTGIHPPGNPPPRRNGVTRRQGHPVPPSGTALGPLLGSPP, encoded by the exons ATGACGCCGTCGGAGCTGTGCCACGGCTACTATGACGTCATGGGGCAGTACGACGCGGCGTTCAATTGCTCGACGGGCGCGTTCCGGTTCTGCTGCGGGACGTGTCATTACCGGTTCTGCTGCGAGCACCGCGGGCGCCGCCTGGAGCAGCGGCGCTGCACCAACCTGCAGAGCCCCGGCTGGGCCCGCAccgcgccgcccccccccccgcgccaCGGCACCGCCGCCAGGggaggggcgggcg gcggagaagaggagggaggacaagagagaggaggaggaagaggaggaggaggaggaaggagaagaagaggg GGGGGCGATGGGGGGAGCGGGAGCAGCGGCACCCCCTATGTGGTGTGCGGGGTCGTGAGCCTCGTGCTGGCGGTGGCGGTGGCGGCCAGAgcggtgctggggagggggggggcggGAAGGGAGGAGCCGGGGCAGGACGACGGGGCCAG ggCGCTGATGGACGTGCTGCGGCACCAGGCGGGGGGGGGCCGGCCTGAGCGGCGCAGCAGTGGGGTgctgccccccccgccccctgACAATGGTCCCGCCCGGCCCCCCAAGACCCTCTACAGCACCGTCAAGGCCTGCAAGGGCAGCTGGGGGGGGCCCATGGGGG ACACGGGCCCCCACAGCTACGTCCACCTCGGTTTGGGGACCCCCGAGCACCGGGCGGCCACGCTGG aCTGGCGGGGGCCCCGCGCGGGCGCCCTGAGCTGCTCCCGCTCCTTCCACAACCTCTCGCACCCGCCCCCCCCGTACGAGGGGCCCCCCCAGCCCGAGGTGGGGCGCTGCGCCTCCCTGCGCCGCCTGG CCGATCGGGACCCGGACGACCCGTGGGGGGGTTACTGGGGTCCCGCCTGggcgccccccccccgcggcgCGCTGCCGATGGTGCCGCCCACCCCGCGCGGAGGCCCCGCCCCTCGCCGCGTCCTATcgcaggagctgctgctggctgcgggggggggcggcgggggctgGGGCGGAACCATGCCccgggcgcggggggggccCCGCGACCGCGCTCCctccccgcggccgccgcctcccccgCACGCCGTGTCCCAGAGCAGCCTCGCGGGGGGCGCGGAAAggggcgggggccggggggggggcggcggctcctcctcccccccgccgcccgccccccccccgggccgccgccgcccccccccggcGCCGCGCACCACCGGCGGCAGGCGTTCGGGGCGCAGCGGCAGAGCACGGCcgagctgcagctcctgcccggGCCGCCCCCCCCCTCCGCGGGGCCCCACGGGCACCACCTCCGCACCGGCAGCCGCACCGAGGTCACGGTCTGaaccggggcgggggggggggggcaccgggatACACCCCCCCGGGAACCCCCCTCCCCGACGGAATGGGGTCACCCGGAGACAGGGACACCCCGTCCCCCCCTCCGGGACCGCATTGGGACCCCTTTTGGGATCCCCCCCCTAA
- the ISOC2 gene encoding isochorismatase domain-containing protein 2 isoform X1 — MARLGRLCPSRSVLLLCDLQERFRPIIHCFPQVVSAAARVRQGCQALGVPVLVTEQRPEVLGPTVPELGVQDLPKHPKTSFSMLVPPVQAELRARPQLSAAILCGIEAQACILQTTLDLLEQGLDVHVVVDACSSRSPMDRAVALGRLQQSGAFLTTSESVLLLLLRDCAHPCFRQVLQLIKEQVPGRELLMGGPGGL; from the exons ATGGCCCGGCTCGGCCGCCTCTGCCCGTCCCGCTCCGTGCTGCTCCTGTGTGACCTGCAGGAGCGCTTCCGGCCCATCATCCACTGCTTCCCGCAGGTCGTCAGCGCCGCCGCCCGCGTCCGGCAG GGCTGCCAGGCGCTGGGGGTGCCGGTGCTGGTGACTGAGCAGCGCCCGGAGGTGCTTGGTCCCACCGTGCCCGAGCTGGGGGTGCAGGACCTGCCCAAGCACCCCAAGACCTCCTTCAGCATGTTGGTCCCCCCCGTGCAGGCCGAGCTGCGTGCCCGGCCCCAGCTCAGCGCCGCCATCCTCTGCGGCATCGAGGCCCAGGCCTGTATCctg CAAACAACACTGGATCTACTGGAGCAGGGCCTGGATGTGCATGTGGTGGTGGATGCCTGCTCCTCGCGCAg ccccatggaCCGGGCGGTGGCGCTGGGGCGGCTGCAGCAAAGCGGCGCCTTCCTGACGACGAGCGAGagtgtcctgctgctgctgctgcgcgACTGCGCCCACCCCTGCTTCCGGCAG GTGCTGCAGCTGATCAAGGAGCAGGTTCCCGGCAGGGAGCTGCTAatgggggggccgggggggctcTGA
- the ISOC2 gene encoding isochorismatase domain-containing protein 2 isoform X2: MARLGRLCPSRSVLLLCDLQERFRPIIHCFPQVVSAAARVRQGCQALGVPVLVTEQRPEVLGPTVPELGVQDLPKHPKTSFSMLVPPVQAELRARPQLSAAILCGIEAQQTTLDLLEQGLDVHVVVDACSSRSPMDRAVALGRLQQSGAFLTTSESVLLLLLRDCAHPCFRQVLQLIKEQVPGRELLMGGPGGL, encoded by the exons ATGGCCCGGCTCGGCCGCCTCTGCCCGTCCCGCTCCGTGCTGCTCCTGTGTGACCTGCAGGAGCGCTTCCGGCCCATCATCCACTGCTTCCCGCAGGTCGTCAGCGCCGCCGCCCGCGTCCGGCAG GGCTGCCAGGCGCTGGGGGTGCCGGTGCTGGTGACTGAGCAGCGCCCGGAGGTGCTTGGTCCCACCGTGCCCGAGCTGGGGGTGCAGGACCTGCCCAAGCACCCCAAGACCTCCTTCAGCATGTTGGTCCCCCCCGTGCAGGCCGAGCTGCGTGCCCGGCCCCAGCTCAGCGCCGCCATCCTCTGCGGCATCGAGGCCCAG CAAACAACACTGGATCTACTGGAGCAGGGCCTGGATGTGCATGTGGTGGTGGATGCCTGCTCCTCGCGCAg ccccatggaCCGGGCGGTGGCGCTGGGGCGGCTGCAGCAAAGCGGCGCCTTCCTGACGACGAGCGAGagtgtcctgctgctgctgctgcgcgACTGCGCCCACCCCTGCTTCCGGCAG GTGCTGCAGCTGATCAAGGAGCAGGTTCCCGGCAGGGAGCTGCTAatgggggggccgggggggctcTGA
- the IZUMO1 gene encoding izumo sperm-egg fusion protein 1 isoform X2 yields MRWLPWALLRVLWGVLWGAPWRVSGCVLCSPAAAEALGAVLGPFLTRSMPHTPAMRARVATIMLRGVLGLSRLPQHPDTFMGVIDEATLDEAAAQFRRTLARLVEQNVQDQQLYTELHWALQEVKDDFERLMRRFQKRGRMEVVWIECVSCNITLFACNRGVQCGERSLRVVEGDELLLDCGLSWHRASHGTKSYRFYRVPGPGAAAPPAEQLLSSGPDPLLLRKEAAAAAAGRYRCEMRNPRGELGSELRFNVTVTPRPRPLWHSPAPLAPPGFIRVLPVVAAAASVAVVAAGTAALWCCLRLRPLRGGSAPSRE; encoded by the exons ATGCGGTGGCTGCCGTGGGCGCTGCTCAGGGTCCTATGGGGGGTCCTATGGGGGGCCCCATGGCGGGTCTCTGGCTGCGTCCTGTGCTCCCCGGCGGCGGCCGAGGCTCTGGGGGCCGTGCTGGGCCCGTTCCTGACCCGCTCCATGCCGCACACCCCGGCCATGCGCGCGCGGGTCGCTACCATCATGCTgcggggggtgctggggctgagccGGCTGCCGCAGCACCCCGATACCTTCATGGGCGTCATCG acgAGGCGACACTGGATGAAGCCGCAGCCCAGTTCAGGCGGACCCTGGCCCGGCTCGTGGAGCAGAACGTCCAAG ACCAGCAGCTCTACACTGAGCTCCATTGGGCCCTGCAGGAGGTGAAGGACGACTTCGAGCGGCTCATGAGGCGCTTCCAAAAGCGAG GGCGGATGGAGGTGGTGTGGATCGAGTGCGTGTCCTGCAACATCACCCTGTTCGCCTGCAACCGGGGGGTGCAATGTGGGg agcGCTCGCTGCGGGTGGTGGAGGGGGACGAGCTGCTGCTGGACTGCGGCTTGTCCTGGCACCGCGCGTCCCACGGCACCAAGAGTTACCGGTTCTACCGTGTCCCGGGGCCTGGCGCCGCGGCCCCCCcggcagagcagctcctgtcCAGCGGCCCCGACCCGCTGCTGCTGCGGAAggaggcggcggcagcggccgcGGGGCGGTACCGCTGCGAGATGCGGAACCCGCGGGGGGAGCTCGGCTCCGAGCTGCGCTTCAACGTTACCG TGACCCCCCGGCCCAGACCCCTTTGGCACTCCCCGGCCCCTTTGGCACCTCCTGGCTTCATCCGGGTCCTTCCCGTTGTCGCCGCCGCAGCCTCCGTGGCCGTTGTGGCCGCCGGTACCGCGGCCCTATG GTGCTGTCTCCGGCTCCGCCCTCTCCGCGGAGGCTCCGCCCCCTCCCGCGAATAA
- the IZUMO1 gene encoding izumo sperm-egg fusion protein 1 isoform X1 — protein MRWLPWALLRVLWGVLWGAPWRVSGCVLCSPAAAEALGAVLGPFLTRSMPHTPAMRARVATIMLRGVLGLSRLPQHPDTFMGVIDEATLDEAAAQFRRTLARLVEQNVQDQQLYTELHWALQEVKDDFERLMRRFQKRAFCINPCGRMEVVWIECVSCNITLFACNRGVQCGERSLRVVEGDELLLDCGLSWHRASHGTKSYRFYRVPGPGAAAPPAEQLLSSGPDPLLLRKEAAAAAAGRYRCEMRNPRGELGSELRFNVTVTPRPRPLWHSPAPLAPPGFIRVLPVVAAAASVAVVAAGTAALWCCLRLRPLRGGSAPSRE, from the exons ATGCGGTGGCTGCCGTGGGCGCTGCTCAGGGTCCTATGGGGGGTCCTATGGGGGGCCCCATGGCGGGTCTCTGGCTGCGTCCTGTGCTCCCCGGCGGCGGCCGAGGCTCTGGGGGCCGTGCTGGGCCCGTTCCTGACCCGCTCCATGCCGCACACCCCGGCCATGCGCGCGCGGGTCGCTACCATCATGCTgcggggggtgctggggctgagccGGCTGCCGCAGCACCCCGATACCTTCATGGGCGTCATCG acgAGGCGACACTGGATGAAGCCGCAGCCCAGTTCAGGCGGACCCTGGCCCGGCTCGTGGAGCAGAACGTCCAAG ACCAGCAGCTCTACACTGAGCTCCATTGGGCCCTGCAGGAGGTGAAGGACGACTTCGAGCGGCTCATGAGGCGCTTCCAAAAGCGAG CGTTTTGTATCAACCCCTGCG GGCGGATGGAGGTGGTGTGGATCGAGTGCGTGTCCTGCAACATCACCCTGTTCGCCTGCAACCGGGGGGTGCAATGTGGGg agcGCTCGCTGCGGGTGGTGGAGGGGGACGAGCTGCTGCTGGACTGCGGCTTGTCCTGGCACCGCGCGTCCCACGGCACCAAGAGTTACCGGTTCTACCGTGTCCCGGGGCCTGGCGCCGCGGCCCCCCcggcagagcagctcctgtcCAGCGGCCCCGACCCGCTGCTGCTGCGGAAggaggcggcggcagcggccgcGGGGCGGTACCGCTGCGAGATGCGGAACCCGCGGGGGGAGCTCGGCTCCGAGCTGCGCTTCAACGTTACCG TGACCCCCCGGCCCAGACCCCTTTGGCACTCCCCGGCCCCTTTGGCACCTCCTGGCTTCATCCGGGTCCTTCCCGTTGTCGCCGCCGCAGCCTCCGTGGCCGTTGTGGCCGCCGGTACCGCGGCCCTATG GTGCTGTCTCCGGCTCCGCCCTCTCCGCGGAGGCTCCGCCCCCTCCCGCGAATAA